One window of Chionomys nivalis chromosome 10, mChiNiv1.1, whole genome shotgun sequence genomic DNA carries:
- the Coch gene encoding cochlin isoform X2 has translation MHGVCPCLSVCPGVPHADMRWHSVPGTALSAAARLSRLRPLPRSPGVLGSPASLAHDSLSRRSSQTPAMPTSWIPAFSLGAWLLLLLLPRLARAEGAVPIAITCFTRGLDIRKEKADVLCPGGCSLEEFSVFGNIVYASVSSICGAAVHRGVIDSSGGPVRVYSLPGRENYSSVDANGVQSQTLSRWPSSFAVTKGKSSSQEATGRAVSTAHPPAGKRLKKTPEKKTGNKDCKADIAFLIDGSFNIGQRRFNLQKNFVGKVALMLGIGTEGPHVGLVQASEHPKIEFYLKNFTSAKDVLFAIKEVGFRGGNSNTGKALKHTAQKFFTADAGVRKGIPKVVVVFIDGWPSDDIEEAGIVAREFGVNVFIVSVAKPIPEELGMVQDVAFVDKAVCRNNGFFSYHMPNWFGTTKYVKPLVQKLCTHEQMMCSKTCYNSVNIAFLIDGSSSVGDSNFRLMLEFVSNIAKTFEISDIGAKIAAVQFTYDQRTEFSFTDYNTKENVLAVLGNIRYMSGGTATGDAISFTVRNVFGPIRDSPNKNFLVIVTDGQSYDDVRGPAAAAHDAGITIFSVGVAWAPLDDLRDMASKPKESHAFFTREFTGLEPIVSDVIRGICRDFLESQQ, from the exons ATGCACGGAGTCTGTCCCTGTCTATCTGTGTGTCCTGGCGTCCCCCACGCCGATATGAGGTGGCACAGTGTGCCCGGGACTGCTCTATCTGCAGCGGCCAGGCTCTCCCGCCTTCGCCCGCTCCCGAGGAGCCCAGGGGTCCTGGGGTCCCCGGCGAGCCTCGCTCACGACTCGCTCTCCCGCAGGTCTTCGCAGACACCCGCCATGCCCACGTCCTGGATCCCTGCTTTCAGCCTCG GTGcgtggctgctgctgctactgctgcccCGGCTCGCGCGCGCCGAGGGAGCCG ttCCCATTGCCATCACCTGCTTCACCAGAGGCCTGGATATCCggaaagagaaagcagatgtTCTCTGCCCAGGAGGCTGTTCTCTCGAGGAATTTTCTGTGTTCGGGAACATAGTTTATGCTTCGGTGTCCAGCATATGTGGGGCTGCTGTCCATAG GGGAGTGATTGACAGCTCCGGGGGACCTGTGCGTGTCTATAGCCTTCCTGGTCGAGAGAACTATTCTTCTGTGGACGCCAATGGCGTCCAGTCCCAGACGCTTTCCAGATGGCCTTCTTCCTTCGCGGTGACCA aaggaaaaagcaGTTCCCAGGAAGCCACGGGACGGGCAGTGTCCACAGCCCATCCGCCTGCAG GTAAACGACTCAAGAAAACGCCAGAGAAGAAGACTGGCAATAAAG ACTGTAAGGCAGACATTGCATTTCTGATCGATGGGAGCTTTAATATAGGCCAGCGCCGATTTAATTTGCAGAAGAATTTCGTTGGGAAAGTGGCGTTGATGCTGGGAATTGGGACTGAAGGACCACACGTGGGCCTCGTGCAAGCCAG TGAACATCCCAAAATAGAATTTTACCTGAAAAACTTTACTTCAGCCAAAGATGTCTTGTTTGCCATAAAAGAAGTAGGTTTCCGAGGGGGTAATTCCAACACAG GAAAAGCCTTGAAGCACACTGCTCAAAAATTCTTTACAGCAGACGCAGGGGTGAGAAAAGGGATACCAaaagtggtggtggtgtttaTTGATGGCTGGCCTTCTGATGACATTGAGGAAGCAGGCATTGTGGCCAGAGAGTTTGGTGTCAACGTATTTATAGTTTCTGTGGCCAAGCCCATCCCTGAAGAACTAGGGATGGTTCAGGATGTTGCATTTGTTGACAAG GCTGTGTGTCGGAACAACGGCTTCTTCTCTTATCACATGCCCAACTGGTTTGGCACTACAAAATACGTGAAGCCTCTGGTGCAGAAGCTCTGCACTCACGAGCAGATGATGTGCAGCAAGACCTGTTACAACTCGGTGAATATCGCCTTCCTAATCGACGGTTCCAGCAGTGTAGGGGATAGCAATTTCCGTCTCATGCTGGAATTTGTTTCTAACATAGCCAAGACATTTGAAATCTCAGACATTGGAGCCAAGATAGCTGCTGTCCAGTTCACTTATGATCAGCGCACAGAATTCAGTTTCACTGACTATAACACCAAAGAGAATGTTCTAGCTGTCCTAGGAAACATACGCTATATGAGTGGTGGAACAGCTACTGGTGATGCCATTTCCTTTACTGTTAGAAATGTATTTGGTCCCATAAGGGACAGCCCCAACAAAAACTTCCTGGTGATTGTCACAGATGGGCAGTCCTACGATGATGTCCGAGGCCCCGCTGCAGCTGCTCATGACGCAG
- the Coch gene encoding cochlin isoform X1 yields MHGVCPCLSVCPGVPHADMRWHSVPGTALSAAARLSRLRPLPRSPGVLGSPASLAHDSLSRRSSQTPAMPTSWIPAFSLGGYAPSPPRPRGRRLQPPSCPFSAGAWLLLLLLPRLARAEGAVPIAITCFTRGLDIRKEKADVLCPGGCSLEEFSVFGNIVYASVSSICGAAVHRGVIDSSGGPVRVYSLPGRENYSSVDANGVQSQTLSRWPSSFAVTKGKSSSQEATGRAVSTAHPPAGKRLKKTPEKKTGNKDCKADIAFLIDGSFNIGQRRFNLQKNFVGKVALMLGIGTEGPHVGLVQASEHPKIEFYLKNFTSAKDVLFAIKEVGFRGGNSNTGKALKHTAQKFFTADAGVRKGIPKVVVVFIDGWPSDDIEEAGIVAREFGVNVFIVSVAKPIPEELGMVQDVAFVDKAVCRNNGFFSYHMPNWFGTTKYVKPLVQKLCTHEQMMCSKTCYNSVNIAFLIDGSSSVGDSNFRLMLEFVSNIAKTFEISDIGAKIAAVQFTYDQRTEFSFTDYNTKENVLAVLGNIRYMSGGTATGDAISFTVRNVFGPIRDSPNKNFLVIVTDGQSYDDVRGPAAAAHDAGITIFSVGVAWAPLDDLRDMASKPKESHAFFTREFTGLEPIVSDVIRGICRDFLESQQ; encoded by the exons ATGCACGGAGTCTGTCCCTGTCTATCTGTGTGTCCTGGCGTCCCCCACGCCGATATGAGGTGGCACAGTGTGCCCGGGACTGCTCTATCTGCAGCGGCCAGGCTCTCCCGCCTTCGCCCGCTCCCGAGGAGCCCAGGGGTCCTGGGGTCCCCGGCGAGCCTCGCTCACGACTCGCTCTCCCGCAGGTCTTCGCAGACACCCGCCATGCCCACGTCCTGGATCCCTGCTTTCAGCCTCGGTGGGTACGCGCCCTCGCCGCCGCGCCCGCGCGGGCGGAGGCTGCAGCCACCTAGCTGTCCTTTCTCCGCAGGTGcgtggctgctgctgctactgctgcccCGGCTCGCGCGCGCCGAGGGAGCCG ttCCCATTGCCATCACCTGCTTCACCAGAGGCCTGGATATCCggaaagagaaagcagatgtTCTCTGCCCAGGAGGCTGTTCTCTCGAGGAATTTTCTGTGTTCGGGAACATAGTTTATGCTTCGGTGTCCAGCATATGTGGGGCTGCTGTCCATAG GGGAGTGATTGACAGCTCCGGGGGACCTGTGCGTGTCTATAGCCTTCCTGGTCGAGAGAACTATTCTTCTGTGGACGCCAATGGCGTCCAGTCCCAGACGCTTTCCAGATGGCCTTCTTCCTTCGCGGTGACCA aaggaaaaagcaGTTCCCAGGAAGCCACGGGACGGGCAGTGTCCACAGCCCATCCGCCTGCAG GTAAACGACTCAAGAAAACGCCAGAGAAGAAGACTGGCAATAAAG ACTGTAAGGCAGACATTGCATTTCTGATCGATGGGAGCTTTAATATAGGCCAGCGCCGATTTAATTTGCAGAAGAATTTCGTTGGGAAAGTGGCGTTGATGCTGGGAATTGGGACTGAAGGACCACACGTGGGCCTCGTGCAAGCCAG TGAACATCCCAAAATAGAATTTTACCTGAAAAACTTTACTTCAGCCAAAGATGTCTTGTTTGCCATAAAAGAAGTAGGTTTCCGAGGGGGTAATTCCAACACAG GAAAAGCCTTGAAGCACACTGCTCAAAAATTCTTTACAGCAGACGCAGGGGTGAGAAAAGGGATACCAaaagtggtggtggtgtttaTTGATGGCTGGCCTTCTGATGACATTGAGGAAGCAGGCATTGTGGCCAGAGAGTTTGGTGTCAACGTATTTATAGTTTCTGTGGCCAAGCCCATCCCTGAAGAACTAGGGATGGTTCAGGATGTTGCATTTGTTGACAAG GCTGTGTGTCGGAACAACGGCTTCTTCTCTTATCACATGCCCAACTGGTTTGGCACTACAAAATACGTGAAGCCTCTGGTGCAGAAGCTCTGCACTCACGAGCAGATGATGTGCAGCAAGACCTGTTACAACTCGGTGAATATCGCCTTCCTAATCGACGGTTCCAGCAGTGTAGGGGATAGCAATTTCCGTCTCATGCTGGAATTTGTTTCTAACATAGCCAAGACATTTGAAATCTCAGACATTGGAGCCAAGATAGCTGCTGTCCAGTTCACTTATGATCAGCGCACAGAATTCAGTTTCACTGACTATAACACCAAAGAGAATGTTCTAGCTGTCCTAGGAAACATACGCTATATGAGTGGTGGAACAGCTACTGGTGATGCCATTTCCTTTACTGTTAGAAATGTATTTGGTCCCATAAGGGACAGCCCCAACAAAAACTTCCTGGTGATTGTCACAGATGGGCAGTCCTACGATGATGTCCGAGGCCCCGCTGCAGCTGCTCATGACGCAG